In Aquimarina spinulae, a single window of DNA contains:
- a CDS encoding TraR/DksA family transcriptional regulator → MAEDIKVRYSDADLAMFKEIIVEKMEKAQKDLELIRSAYKNDGNNGTDDTSPTFKAFEEGSETMSKEANTQLAIRQEKFVRDLKNALLRIENKTYGICRVTGKLINPDRLKLVPHATLSIEAKNMQS, encoded by the coding sequence ATGGCAGAAGATATCAAAGTAAGGTACAGCGACGCTGATTTAGCGATGTTTAAGGAAATCATCGTAGAGAAAATGGAAAAAGCACAGAAAGATTTAGAATTAATAAGAAGTGCTTACAAAAATGACGGAAATAACGGTACAGATGACACTTCACCAACGTTCAAGGCATTTGAAGAAGGAAGTGAAACGATGTCTAAAGAAGCAAATACACAACTTGCAATTAGGCAGGAAAAGTTTGTACGCGATTTAAAGAATGCTTTATTACGTATTGAAAACAAAACATATGGTATTTGTCGTGTAACAGGAAAATTAATTAATCCTGATCGATTAAAACTGGTTCCGCATGCTACATTAAGTATCGAAGCAAAAAATATGCAGAGTTAA
- a CDS encoding RNA polymerase sigma factor gives MKNLTDEELMILVSNGNLDVMSILFERYHIKIFNFLLKMTRDREISQDITQEVFYKAIKYRTSYKKGKFSSWIYTIARNIFSDHYQSQKTVAQRFENIEYKIEQKEQDHIEIKETSEELYRALNQLNKTDKELVVMNRYQGIKYQEIAEITGSTAGAVKTKVHRAIHKLKDYYLQNI, from the coding sequence TTGAAAAATCTAACTGACGAAGAATTAATGATTCTGGTATCCAATGGCAACCTGGATGTAATGAGTATCCTTTTTGAAAGATACCATATCAAAATCTTTAATTTCTTATTAAAAATGACGAGAGATCGAGAGATCAGCCAGGACATTACACAAGAAGTCTTCTATAAAGCAATTAAATATAGAACTTCTTATAAAAAAGGAAAGTTTTCATCATGGATCTATACCATTGCCAGAAATATATTTAGCGATCATTATCAAAGTCAAAAAACAGTCGCTCAACGTTTCGAAAATATTGAATATAAAATAGAGCAAAAAGAACAAGATCATATTGAAATAAAAGAGACTAGTGAAGAATTATACCGAGCATTAAATCAACTTAATAAAACCGATAAGGAGCTCGTTGTCATGAATAGGTATCAAGGAATAAAATACCAGGAAATAGCCGAGATTACAGGCTCTACAGCAGGAGCTGTAAAAACCAAAGTTCATCGGGCTATCCATAAATTAAAAGATTATTATTTACAAAACATATAA
- a CDS encoding HEAT repeat domain-containing protein, which produces MNCKDIQNQLIDYIDHNLDQETYEKVEAHLKNCKQCKTALQELQTVFEAVHHTSSQELPDKSLQMNFEEMLRKEKEILNDPKIVSLNPKTKSSWKTALQIAATIALVFSGYFYGKLENTASLSEEMAVLEKEKYQMKQTMTISLIENESASKRLQAVNYAEEFEKPGNDILNALINKMHYDDHSNVRLAAAEALAKFSDSEMVRKALINALDIEQDPGIQIELIQILVSIQEKRAVPSMEKLLQNEETPDYVKDQVKIGLPNLI; this is translated from the coding sequence ATGAACTGTAAAGACATACAAAATCAACTGATCGATTATATAGATCATAATCTGGATCAGGAAACATATGAAAAGGTAGAAGCACATCTCAAAAATTGTAAGCAGTGCAAAACAGCCTTACAAGAACTTCAAACCGTTTTTGAAGCCGTACATCATACTTCTTCTCAAGAACTTCCGGATAAAAGTTTACAAATGAACTTTGAAGAAATGTTGAGAAAAGAAAAAGAGATACTCAATGATCCTAAGATTGTATCCTTAAATCCAAAAACCAAAAGTTCATGGAAAACAGCTTTACAGATCGCTGCAACCATTGCACTTGTTTTTTCTGGGTATTTCTACGGAAAACTAGAAAACACCGCATCACTTTCTGAGGAAATGGCGGTATTAGAAAAAGAAAAATATCAAATGAAGCAAACGATGACCATTTCTTTAATAGAAAATGAATCTGCGAGTAAACGCCTACAAGCGGTAAACTATGCAGAGGAATTTGAAAAACCCGGAAATGATATCCTTAATGCTTTAATCAATAAAATGCATTATGACGATCATAGCAATGTGCGATTAGCTGCAGCAGAAGCACTGGCAAAATTTTCGGATTCTGAGATGGTTCGTAAAGCATTAATCAATGCCTTGGATATTGAACAAGATCCAGGTATACAAATTGAATTAATTCAAATATTAGTTTCTATTCAGGAAAAACGCGCAGTTCCTTCTATGGAAAAATTACTTCAGAATGAAGAAACACCCGATTA